From a region of the Triticum aestivum cultivar Chinese Spring chromosome 7D, IWGSC CS RefSeq v2.1, whole genome shotgun sequence genome:
- the LOC123168774 gene encoding protein FAR1-RELATED SEQUENCE 5 has protein sequence MDWVQGGESMAPALAAPGISPAADCRSNQAAGDPSSAVRPIDGGLSGSDLSWRPAIQDIARVPDETPFSNAHIGLVTPPATLKGANACAYSSDFNPDVRDDDSGNVIVVPGWKKRNVGANGPDTRTPPSTKTAIERRLLEMNDRRGSEIFEPVVGTDFDSCQEAYDFYNLYSWEHGFGIRHGRSRVNTNKYKLMHELVCQCAGKNDKENSSSCKIDCKAMVRLLRTKDHGWYVSMFVKEHNHRLSVGYDAKLQWNSHDFIDPVSFDFIKNLRSNNVSVGKVYNILCGAEWNSQAVPYRKQVLRTLCAKFSQDTIKDDLKKTMKLLQDMKMEDMNLKVEIDVDGDGRVRTMLWVTGKNRQDYFHFGDVITFDTTYKTNLYNMPFALFVGVNNHFQSVIFGGALMREETEAAFNWLFKTFVALMNDKHPVTILTDQALAMKGAIESALPNTKHRWCKWHVLRDVKGNIVHVYNKSSGFKKEFNKLVNDVMCVDEFESKWLSLVNRFNVSIWSDYMIRGSCGQSRISREFFVLE, from the exons ATGGATTGGGTGCAAGGAGGCGAGTCAATGGCGCCGGCGCTCGCCGCACCGGGAATCTCCCCGGCGGCCGACTGCAG ATCCAACCAAGCTGCCGGCGACCCGTCCTCCGCAGTCAGGCCGATCGATGGAGGGTTGTCGGGGTCGGATCTATCGTGGCGTCCAGCCATCCAGGATATCGCGCGAGTCCCAGACGAAACGCCATTCTCCAA TGCGCACATAGGGCTAGTAACGCCTCCGGCCACACTGAAGGGCGCGAATGCATGCGCCTACAGCTCAGATTTTAATCCAGATGTACGTGACGATGATTCTGGGAACGTTATAGTTGTGCCTGGATGGAAGAAACG GAATGTTGGGGCTAATGGCCCTGACACGAGGACACCTCCGTCCACAAAGACGGCCATCGAGCGACGTCTGCTCGAAATGAATGATCGTAGAGGCAGTGAAATCTTCGAGCCAGTGGTCGGAACCGACTTCGACTCATGTCAAGAAGCATATGATTTCTACAATTTGTATTCGTGGGAGCATGGATTCGGCATTCGGCATGGCAGAAGCAGAGTTAACACAAACAAGTACAAGTTGATGCACGAACTTGTTTGTCAATGTGCG GGCAAGAATGACAAAGAAAACTCGTCATCATGCAAGATCGATTGCAAGGCCATGGTGAGATTGCTGCGTACCAAGGATCATGGATGGTACGTCAGTATGTTTGTCAAGGAGCACAACCATCGTTTGTCGGTTGGATACGATGCAAAACTCCAGTGGAATTCACACGATTTCATAGACCCTGTTTCATTTGACTTCATCAAGAATCTTCGAAGCAATAATGTCAGTGTTGGCAAGGTTTATAACATTTTGTGTGGAGCAGAATGGAATTCGCAAGCAGTGCCCTATAGGAAGCAAGTATTACGAACACTATGTGCCAAATTCTCTCAGGACACAATAAAAGATGATCTAAAAAAAACCATGAAACTTCTGCAAGATATGAAGATGGAGGACATGAATTTGAAGGTTGAGATAGACGTAGACGGAGATGGTCGTGTCCGTACAATGCTATGGGTAACAGGAAAAAATCGTCAGGACTATTTTCACTTTGGTGACGTCATTACCTTCGACACAACATACAAGACCAATTTGTATAACATGCCGTTTGCCCTGTTTGTCGGGGTAAACAACCACTTCCAGTCTGTTATATTCGGTGGTGCACTAATGCGAGAGGAAACTGAAGCTGCTTTTAATTGGCTGTTTAAGACTTTTGTGGCTCTGATGAATGACAAGCATCCCGTGACGATCCTAACAG ATCAAGCTTTAGCTATGAAAGGTGCGATTGAGAGTGCTCTCCCTAACACTAAACACAGATGGTGTAAATGGCATGTCCTCCGGGACGTTAAAGGAAATATTGTCCATGTGTACAACAAGTCTTCTGGGTTCAAGAAGgaattcaacaagctagtcaatgATGTGATGTGTGTCGATGAGTTCGAATCCAAATGGTTGTCCCTCGTGAACAGGTTCAATGTCAGTATATGGTCAGACTATATGATAAGAGGGTCATGTGGGCAAAGCCGTATTTCAAGGGAATTTTTTGTGCTGGAATGA